Below is a genomic region from Isosphaeraceae bacterium EP7.
CGGCGTGCCGCAACCTCAGTCCAGTGCGCGGGCTAGCTCGCCGACGAACTTGGCGATCCCGTCGACCATCGCCTTGGGACGGACGTCGGGCTCGCCCAGCCGGCGGACCAGGGCGCTGCCGACGATCAGGCCATCGGCCAGCGGGGCGAGGGTCCTGATGTGCTCGGGCGTGGAGATGCCGAAGCCGATGCAGATCGGCAAGTGGGTCTGCTCTCGGAGCCAGGCCACGTCGCGGGCCAGCTCGGGCGGGAAGGCCTTCCGCTCGCCGGTAATCCCCTCGACCGAGACGTAGTAGATGAACCCGGTGGTCGACCGGGCGATCTTGAGGATCCGCTCCCTGGGGGTCGTCGGTGTGACGAGCTGGATCAGGCTCAGATTGCGGGCCGTGGCCAGCTTCGAGAGGGCCTCGGCCTCTTCGACCGGTAGGTCGGGCACGATCAGGCCGTCGACCCCGCTCTCGGCCGCCTTGTCGAGGTACGACTCGGGCCCGGTCCGGTGGATGATGGCGTAGGAGCACATCGTCACGATCGGCGCGACGCTGACCGGGCCGTCGTAGGTCTCGGCGCGTAAAGTCCGCAAGGTCTCGAAGATATGGCTCAGCCTGACCCCGCTCGTCAGGGCCCTGTGGTAGCTGGCCGCGATGA
It encodes:
- the trpA gene encoding tryptophan synthase subunit alpha, which codes for MNRIDALFSRLKGEGRKALMPFITAGDPDLATTAALITAMVKHGAHMVEVGIPYSDPIADGPVIAASYHRALTSGVRLSHIFETLRTLRAETYDGPVSVAPIVTMCSYAIIHRTGPESYLDKAAESGVDGLIVPDLPVEEAEALSKLATARNLSLIQLVTPTTPRERILKIARSTTGFIYYVSVEGITGERKAFPPELARDVAWLREQTHLPICIGFGISTPEHIRTLAPLADGLIVGSALVRRLGEPDVRPKAMVDGIAKFVGELARALD